A single genomic interval of Mangifera indica cultivar Alphonso chromosome 5, CATAS_Mindica_2.1, whole genome shotgun sequence harbors:
- the LOC123216375 gene encoding cation/H(+) antiporter 28-like: MDFVGITLANGSGKVLGLMLAFILSNVAHHLLKPLHQPRIASDIVIGLILGSIDGIRHSFEAEVIMTINFIVEFGMICYMFVLGLEMNLYVILKPPTRDAIVAYAGMISTFILTCSITPFFHYTKTPSMGFTLSLALTLAGSGSHILSRVITNLKIGKSDIGKLGMAAGVHADMISMLLVCIGSIFYPRLATIKDSVRAYITKAAALIIQSVFAAKVSPIFMSWINNENPEGKSMKGTHLVLSLAFMVFVCSCSPWYGYSSILSAFMAGLFFPSEGRISKWTVGKINYLLSIVYYPIFFFWVGYHSDLNRFQAGNLGTWVRLLMLLIISIVGKVAGTVVCGVILGFHWPESVALGLLLTAKGHFAIFLAVISYAVSQATATTCALLVLGVFLSVVHTPFVVGHIIRRARKRAPTRRLALQGLDPSQQLRVMLCLHGPQNLGSTINFIEISRGRADPGIVVYVTDMVELTDQIAATLVHQEGVQESIDTVTVTDKAVMEMRDEITNGVQSYVDEKEGITLKRMLALSTFSGMSQDICILAEDLMVSLIVLPFHKRQRDDGTLDCGHPGFRYVNRKLLRNATCSIGILVDRGFGQMEIMPAAQGPMNVAVIFIGGRDDREGLAYAGRVARHPGVKLTVIRFLLEINENSQKRSYKDNRAEYEEEMKLDDEAFAMFYETHVARGHVAYMEKHMANSAETYETLRSLDGQYALIIVGRGGRVNSILTAGLNDWQQCPELGPVGDVLSGSDFSIRTSVLIIKQHDSTGELDGLDEDFSIM; this comes from the exons ATGGATTTTGTAGGCATAACATTGGCCAATGGCTCAGGAAAAGTTTTGGGTCTCATGTTGGCATTTATTTTGAGCAATGTCGCTCATCATCTTCTAAAGCCTTTACATCAACCTCGCATAGCTTCTGATATCGTC ATAGGGCTGATTCTTGGCAGCATAGATGGTATTCGACACTCATTTGAGGCAGAAGTGataatgacaattaattttatagtaGAATTTGGCATGATTTGCTACATGTTTGTGTTGGGACTAGAAATGAAtttatatgtgattttaaaaCCACCAACTAGAGATGCCATTGTGGCCTATGCTGGGATGATTTCAACATTCATTTTGACTTGCAGCATAACCCcattttttcattatacaaAAACTCCAAGTATGGGCTTCACCCTTAGCCTGGCACTGACATTAGCAGGCAGTGGCTCTCATATACTCTCTAGAGTGATAACAAATCTAAAGATTGGAAAGTCTGATATAGGAAAACTTGGAATGGCTGCAGGAGTTCATGCTGATATGATTTCAATGCTTTTGGTTTGCATTGGAAGTATTTTTTACCCAAGACTTGCAACTATTAAAGATAGCGTTAGAGCATATATCACAAAGGCTGCTGCACTCATCATCCAGTCAGTTTTTGCAGCCAAAGTTTCACCAATATTCATGAGCTGGATTAACAATGAAAACCCTGAAGGAAAATCCATGAAAGGCACACATCTTGTTTTGTCACTGGCTTTCATGGTGTTTGTATGCAGCTGCTCTCCATGGTATGGTTACAGCTCTATTCTTAGTGCATTTATGGCTGGGCTTTTTTTCCCCTCTGAAGGGAGAATCTCAAAGTGGACAGTGGGAAAAATCAATTACTTGTTAAGCATTGTTTACTAtcctattttcttcttctggGTGGGTTACCATTCTGATCTCAATAGATTTCAAGCTGGCAATTTAGGCACCTGGGTAAGGCTCCTCATGCTTCTAATTATAAGTATAGTTGGGAAAGTTGCTGGAACAGTCGTCTGTGGAGTTATATTAGGTTTCCATTGGCCTGAGTCTGTTGCACTGGGGCTTTTGTTGACTGCAAAGGGTCATTTTGCAATTTTCTTGGCTGTCATTTCCTATGCTGTAA GTCAAGCCACAGCTACAACATGCGCTCTACTGGTGCTTGGCGTCTTCCTCTCAGTTGTGCACACCCCATTTGTGGTGGGGCATATCATTAGACGAGCAAGGAAACGAGCACCAACTCGGCGGCTGGCATTGCAGGGGCTTGACCCATCACAGCAGCTTAGAGTTATGCTTTGTCTTCATGGCCCTCAGAATCTTGGCTCTACCATCAACTTCATTGAAATTTCTCGAGGGCGGGCTGACCCCGGAATCGTGGTTTATGTTACTGACATGGTTGAACTGACAGACCAGATTGCCGCTACACTTGTGCACCAAGAAGGAGTACAGGAATCAATCGACACCGTGACTGTGACTGACAAGGCAGTGATGGAAATGAGAGATGAAATCACTAATGGAGTTCAATCATATGTAGATGAAAAAGAAGGTATCACACTCAAACGAATGCTTGCTCTCTCAACTTTCAGTGGCATGTCCCAAGATATCTGCATTTTAGCTGAAGACCTCATGGTTTCACTAATCGTCTTGCCATTTCATAAAAGACAACGTGACGATGGCACATTAGACTGCGGCCATCCCGGCTTCCGATATGTCAACCGCAAG CTGTTGAGAAATGCAACTTGTTCAATAGGGATCCTGGTGGACAGAGGGTTTGGACAGATGGAAATAATGCCAGCAGCACAAGGGCCAATGAATGTGGCAGTGATTTTTATAGGAGGGAGGGATGATAGAGAGGGACTAGCATATGCAGGAAGAGTGGCAAGGCATCCAGGAGTGAAACTGACAGTAATAAGATTCCTACTAGAAATTAACGAGAATTCACAAAAGAGGAGTTACAAAGACAACAGAGCTGAGTATGAAGAAGAGATGAAGCTTGATGATGAAGCATTTGCAATGTTTTATGAGACACATGTAGCACGAGGGCATGTGGCTTACATGGAAAAGCACATGGCAAATTCAGCAGAAACATATGAAACACTGAGGTCGCTTGATGGGCAATATGCACTCATAATTGTAGGGAGAGGAGGGAGGGTTAACTCAATTTTGACAGCAGGATTGAATGATTGGCAACAATGTCCAGAATTGGGGCCAGTTGGGGATGTTCTTTCAGGGTCAGATTTTTCTATCAGGACGTCAGTTTTGATCATCAAACAACATGA